A genomic window from Treponema maltophilum ATCC 51939 includes:
- the uvrB gene encoding excinuclease ABC subunit UvrB, with protein sequence MRPFKVESPFEPSGDQPQAIEKLSQGFLNGERFQTLKGVTGSGKTFTMAKIIERVQRPTLIISHNKTLSAQLYREFKGFFPHNAVEYFVSYYDYYQPEAYVPARDLYIEKDASINDEIDRMRLSATYSLVERRDVIVVATVSCIYGLGMPEIYREMSIHIEKGERLTPETFARKLVSLQYDRNDAVFERGNFRIRGDVLEIFPAYMHEAYRIELDWEEVSKIKRFDPISGEIREDMDELMLYPAKHFVVPPEMLLSAQDRIKAELETQVEFLRSQGKTLEAERLKTRTTYDLEMLAEMGYCPGIENYSGPITGRERGQPPATLLHYFPDDFLCMIDESHVTLSQIGAMYEGDRSRKTNLINFGFRLPSALDNRPLKFAEFEKKLNQTLFVSATPREEEIKRSSRVVEQLIRPTGLLDPIVEVRPSEGQMQDIYKEVKRRIANNERSLILTLTKKMAEDLTEYLDELRLKVKYIHSEVETIERVEILKALRAGEFDVLVGINLLREGIDLPEVSFIAILDADKIGFLRSATSLVQIIGRAARNSSGMVVMYADRVSDAMKEALDETKRRRSIQEAYNKEHGITPKTVAKAVGDILVRQNEEKKEIVHTELSVIKAATNMFIPGQRKKLLKAMEKQMAEHAERLEFEEAAVIRDEIEEIKRQFA encoded by the coding sequence GTGCGGCCTTTTAAAGTCGAATCTCCGTTCGAACCTTCAGGCGATCAGCCGCAGGCAATCGAAAAGCTTTCTCAGGGCTTTTTGAACGGAGAGCGCTTTCAAACGCTCAAAGGCGTTACCGGTTCGGGCAAAACCTTTACAATGGCGAAAATCATCGAACGCGTGCAACGCCCGACCCTCATCATCAGCCACAACAAAACCCTGTCGGCTCAGCTGTACCGCGAATTCAAAGGATTTTTTCCGCATAACGCGGTCGAATATTTTGTGTCGTACTACGACTATTACCAGCCGGAAGCCTACGTGCCCGCCCGCGATTTATACATCGAAAAAGACGCGTCGATAAACGACGAAATAGACCGCATGCGTTTGAGCGCAACTTATTCGCTCGTAGAACGGCGCGACGTTATCGTCGTGGCGACCGTTTCGTGCATTTACGGCTTGGGCATGCCCGAAATCTACCGCGAAATGAGCATTCACATCGAAAAAGGCGAACGCTTAACTCCCGAAACCTTTGCGCGCAAACTCGTATCGCTGCAGTACGACCGGAACGACGCGGTATTCGAGCGCGGCAATTTCCGCATCCGCGGCGACGTGTTGGAAATATTTCCCGCATACATGCACGAAGCCTACCGCATAGAATTGGACTGGGAAGAAGTTTCCAAAATCAAGCGCTTCGATCCGATAAGCGGCGAAATCCGCGAAGATATGGACGAGCTTATGCTCTACCCCGCCAAGCACTTTGTCGTGCCGCCGGAAATGCTCTTGTCGGCTCAAGACCGCATCAAAGCCGAATTGGAAACACAGGTCGAATTTTTGCGTTCGCAGGGAAAAACGCTCGAAGCCGAACGCTTAAAAACGCGCACCACCTACGATTTGGAAATGCTTGCCGAAATGGGCTATTGCCCCGGAATCGAAAACTATTCCGGCCCCATTACGGGAAGGGAGCGCGGTCAGCCGCCCGCAACGCTTTTGCATTATTTTCCCGACGATTTTTTGTGCATGATAGACGAGTCGCACGTTACGCTGTCGCAAATCGGAGCGATGTACGAAGGCGACCGCAGCCGCAAAACAAACCTCATAAACTTCGGCTTCCGCTTGCCGAGCGCGCTGGACAATCGCCCGCTCAAATTTGCCGAATTCGAAAAAAAATTAAACCAAACGCTTTTCGTATCCGCCACTCCGCGCGAAGAAGAAATCAAGCGCAGCAGCCGCGTCGTCGAGCAGCTTATCAGGCCCACCGGCCTTTTGGACCCGATTGTCGAAGTCAGGCCGAGCGAAGGGCAAATGCAGGACATTTACAAAGAGGTAAAGCGGCGCATTGCGAACAACGAGCGTTCCCTTATTTTGACGCTTACCAAAAAAATGGCCGAAGATTTAACCGAATATTTGGATGAACTGCGCCTGAAAGTAAAATACATACACTCCGAAGTCGAAACGATCGAACGCGTCGAAATACTTAAAGCGCTGCGCGCCGGCGAATTCGACGTGCTTGTCGGCATCAATTTGCTGCGCGAAGGAATCGATTTGCCGGAAGTTTCGTTTATCGCGATTTTGGATGCCGACAAAATCGGCTTTTTGCGTTCGGCAACCAGTTTGGTGCAGATTATCGGACGGGCGGCGCGCAACAGCAGCGGCATGGTCGTTATGTATGCCGACCGCGTAAGCGACGCGATGAAAGAAGCTTTGGACGAAACGAAGCGGCGCCGCTCCATTCAGGAAGCGTACAACAAAGAACACGGCATAACGCCGAAAACCGTTGCAAAAGCCGTCGGCGACATTTTGGTGCGCCAAAACGAAGAAAAAAAGGAAATCGTACACACCGAACTTTCGGTTATAAAAGCCGCGACAAACATGTTCATTCCCGGCCAGCGCAAAAAGCTTTTAAAAGCTATGGAAAAACAAATGGCCGAACATGCCGAACGGCTTGAGTTCGAAGAAGCCGCCGTTATCCGCGATGAAATCGAAGAAATAAAACGTCAATTTGCCTGA
- a CDS encoding deoxycytidylate deaminase: MNGMQKEKRPSWDEYFMEVCRAIAKRATCDRGKSGCVIAKDHQILATGYVGSPAGLPHCDDVGHEMKKMLHEDGTVTMHCVRTVHAEQNAICQAARRGVSIDGATVYCKMTPCRTCAMMLINCGIKRIVCEKKYHAGEESEQMFKTAGIPLEYVDESVEKYDNQ, from the coding sequence ATGAACGGAATGCAAAAAGAAAAGCGCCCCAGCTGGGACGAATATTTTATGGAAGTGTGCCGTGCCATCGCAAAACGCGCCACCTGCGACCGCGGTAAATCCGGCTGCGTCATCGCAAAAGATCATCAGATTTTGGCGACCGGCTACGTAGGTTCTCCTGCGGGATTGCCCCACTGCGACGATGTCGGCCACGAAATGAAAAAAATGCTGCACGAAGACGGAACGGTTACCATGCACTGTGTGCGCACGGTTCACGCCGAACAAAACGCCATTTGCCAGGCGGCGCGCCGAGGCGTTTCGATAGACGGAGCGACCGTTTACTGTAAAATGACCCCGTGCAGAACCTGCGCGATGATGCTCATAAACTGCGGCATAAAGCGCATCGTATGCGAAAAAAAATATCATGCGGGCGAAGAAAGCGAACAAATGTTCAAAACGGCCGGCATACCGCTCGAATATGTGGATGAAAGCGTCGAAAAATACGACAATCAATAG
- a CDS encoding MBL fold metallo-hydrolase, which yields MKIYLAGTGTSHGIPVIACTCKVCRSPDTKDKRMRASVFVRANDGTSIVIDTGPEFRMQALNAKLDKVDAVLMTHSHADHLHGIDDLRIFSYPAHSRNMQAETAHNGETASAAENQRKSLPVYSNKNTLCDIRERFSYIFLPKSGAGDKPMLNLLDAESFTDDNPLRIGSLKIVSVPLLHGTLKTCGWKIRDTASDNPNKSGAFFAYITDCSFIGEESLNLIRGAEHLVIDSLRERPHPTHLSFSQSLEYAKKIGAKNTWFTHICHEHSHRDIIRKIKKYRADLHIDRKDMRIEPAFDGLTLYC from the coding sequence ATGAAAATATATCTTGCGGGAACGGGAACCAGCCACGGTATTCCCGTTATAGCCTGCACATGCAAGGTGTGCCGCTCGCCCGACACAAAAGACAAGCGTATGAGAGCGAGCGTCTTCGTAAGGGCGAACGACGGAACGTCAATCGTTATAGACACCGGCCCCGAATTCAGAATGCAGGCTTTGAACGCAAAGTTGGATAAGGTCGACGCGGTTTTGATGACGCACAGCCATGCCGACCATTTGCACGGTATAGACGATTTGCGCATTTTTTCCTACCCCGCGCACAGCCGCAACATGCAAGCCGAAACGGCGCATAACGGGGAAACCGCGTCCGCAGCGGAAAATCAGCGCAAAAGCCTACCGGTATATTCAAACAAAAATACCCTTTGCGACATACGGGAACGTTTCAGTTATATTTTTTTGCCGAAGTCCGGCGCGGGCGACAAGCCCATGCTGAACCTGCTCGACGCCGAAAGCTTTACCGACGATAATCCGCTTCGCATCGGCAGTCTTAAAATCGTAAGCGTTCCGCTTTTGCACGGCACGCTCAAAACCTGCGGCTGGAAAATACGCGATACCGCTTCCGACAATCCGAACAAAAGCGGTGCCTTTTTTGCGTACATAACCGATTGCAGCTTTATCGGCGAAGAATCCTTGAACCTTATACGCGGTGCGGAACACTTGGTCATCGATTCGCTCCGTGAAAGGCCGCATCCTACGCATTTGAGTTTTTCGCAAAGCCTCGAGTACGCAAAAAAGATCGGCGCAAAAAACACGTGGTTCACTCACATATGCCACGAGCATTCGCACCGCGATATTATCCGCAAAATAAAAAAATATCGCGCCGACTTGCATATTGACCGCAAAGACATGCGCATCGAGCCCGCCTTCGACGGCCTTACACTATATTGCTGA
- a CDS encoding Fur family transcriptional regulator yields MNTITPEVKTIDTVQLLSKNGIRPSIQRLAVYRYLAENDIHPTADALYLALAPSIPTLSKTTVYNTLKLLEKKHLVRSIAIENDELRYDADISDHWHFKCTKCGNVYDIFSKDTEKTKESALKALPEHFVPQKIEMYMWGLCAHCSRV; encoded by the coding sequence ATGAATACAATAACACCCGAAGTAAAAACTATCGATACCGTGCAGCTGTTAAGTAAAAACGGCATCCGTCCTTCCATACAAAGACTTGCCGTATACCGCTATTTGGCTGAAAACGACATTCACCCGACCGCGGACGCCTTATACCTCGCCTTGGCGCCGTCCATTCCGACGCTGTCCAAAACGACGGTATACAACACGCTGAAATTGCTCGAAAAAAAGCATTTGGTACGCAGTATTGCGATCGAAAATGACGAACTGCGCTACGATGCCGACATAAGCGACCACTGGCATTTTAAATGCACAAAATGCGGAAACGTATATGACATCTTTTCAAAAGATACGGAAAAAACAAAAGAGTCGGCGCTAAAGGCGTTGCCCGAACATTTCGTTCCGCAAAAAATCGAAATGTATATGTGGGGACTGTGCGCACATTGTTCCCGCGTTTAA
- the rpmB gene encoding 50S ribosomal protein L28 encodes MSRRCDICGKGSMSGNKVSKSYNHVRRTWRPNIVEVKTEIDGTTTTLKLCTRCLRSGYITKKV; translated from the coding sequence ATGTCCAGAAGATGCGATATTTGCGGCAAAGGCTCTATGAGCGGAAACAAAGTGAGTAAATCATACAACCATGTGCGCCGCACGTGGAGACCGAATATTGTGGAAGTTAAAACCGAAATCGACGGTACAACCACAACTTTAAAACTTTGCACGCGCTGCCTCAGAAGCGGCTACATTACGAAAAAAGTATAA
- a CDS encoding mechanosensitive ion channel family protein — protein sequence MNNLSTSLEALLSSISGIKIELTSEKLLGVLQFIGTLALIYIFFKILKALSKKFLFKKMSMQTQHIIKKAIDYSAFVTIVLTVFHRLGIDVSGLLGAAGIAGIAIGFAAQTSVSNVISGLFVITERAFKIGDTIEIEDIIGTVQSINLLSVALKTFDSQYVRVPNETIIKANLINYSHFPFRRIKTELSVSYDTDLRRAETILIDTAKKNRFVVADPAPSILWTAFDSSGISCALFAWTSVQDYGSARNSLFIDIDERLKKEGIEIPFNQLVVQMEDDIK from the coding sequence ATGAACAATTTATCGACTTCTTTAGAAGCGCTGCTTTCTTCAATCAGCGGCATTAAAATCGAATTGACGTCCGAGAAACTGCTCGGCGTTTTGCAGTTTATAGGCACGCTCGCACTGATCTACATTTTTTTTAAAATTCTTAAAGCGCTTTCAAAAAAATTTCTTTTTAAAAAGATGTCGATGCAAACGCAGCACATAATTAAAAAGGCGATCGATTACAGTGCATTCGTTACCATCGTTTTAACCGTTTTTCATCGGCTCGGCATAGACGTAAGCGGTTTGCTCGGTGCGGCCGGAATCGCCGGTATCGCCATAGGTTTTGCGGCGCAAACATCGGTATCGAACGTTATTTCGGGTTTGTTCGTCATAACGGAACGCGCTTTTAAAATCGGCGACACTATCGAGATTGAGGACATTATCGGTACCGTGCAGTCGATCAATTTGCTTTCGGTCGCCTTAAAAACCTTCGACAGCCAATATGTACGCGTTCCGAACGAAACGATAATCAAAGCAAACCTCATCAATTATTCACACTTCCCGTTTCGCAGAATAAAAACGGAACTGTCGGTTTCCTACGACACCGATTTGCGGCGAGCCGAAACGATACTCATCGACACCGCAAAAAAGAATCGCTTTGTCGTCGCCGACCCTGCACCTTCAATTTTATGGACGGCTTTTGATTCTTCGGGTATTTCCTGTGCGCTGTTTGCATGGACTTCCGTTCAGGATTACGGCAGCGCGCGCAATTCACTCTTTATCGATATAGACGAGCGATTGAAAAAAGAAGGCATAGAAATTCCGTTCAATCAACTGGTCGTACAGATGGAAGACGATATTAAATAA
- a CDS encoding helix-turn-helix domain-containing protein, producing MQVVAKTPPIDVKIDGKGIEAFIKIIKRTIPGVQIIDDDIPQDIDDWDYYTEMKARLTPAKILKIRRENAGLTQAALAEKCGIASANIALMETGKRNIGVRSAKKIAQALECRPGDFI from the coding sequence ATGCAGGTAGTCGCGAAAACGCCCCCTATTGATGTTAAAATTGACGGCAAAGGAATCGAAGCTTTTATAAAAATTATTAAGCGCACTATTCCCGGCGTACAAATTATCGATGATGACATTCCGCAGGATATCGATGATTGGGATTATTACACGGAAATGAAAGCGCGCCTTACCCCTGCGAAAATACTTAAAATACGCCGCGAAAACGCGGGGCTAACGCAGGCGGCGCTTGCCGAAAAATGCGGTATAGCTTCTGCGAATATAGCGCTTATGGAAACCGGTAAAAGGAATATCGGCGTGCGGAGCGCTAAAAAAATAGCCCAAGCGCTCGAATGCCGCCCCGGAGATTTTATTTAA
- a CDS encoding Bax inhibitor-1/YccA family protein yields MEQNVQTISLKQANESVRRKFMNGVYGWMMLALAVSGIAAFVTANTSLVRVIYGNPIIPLALVVVELILVGVLSLRIRSMSFGAAVGTFIAYSLVNGLTLASIFLVYASSSIAQVFFVSALMFGGMSLYGMKTKSDLRSAGRYLFMALVGIIIASLVNVFLRSSGLDWLISIIAVVVFTGLTAYDTQKLMTISVYSDGSDSFKKVAVIGALQLYLDFINIFLSLLRLFGKRR; encoded by the coding sequence ATGGAACAAAACGTTCAAACAATCAGCTTAAAACAAGCGAACGAAAGCGTGCGCCGCAAATTCATGAACGGCGTGTACGGATGGATGATGCTTGCCCTCGCCGTAAGCGGCATTGCGGCATTTGTAACGGCGAATACTTCGCTCGTGCGCGTCATATACGGCAACCCGATTATACCGCTTGCCTTGGTTGTCGTGGAACTTATTCTTGTCGGCGTGCTGTCGCTGAGAATCCGCAGCATGAGTTTCGGTGCCGCAGTCGGAACATTTATCGCATATTCGCTTGTAAACGGTTTAACGCTTGCGTCGATATTTTTGGTTTACGCTTCGTCTTCCATCGCACAAGTGTTTTTTGTAAGCGCTTTAATGTTCGGCGGCATGAGCTTATACGGCATGAAAACCAAAAGCGATTTGCGTTCGGCCGGCCGCTATCTTTTTATGGCGCTTGTCGGCATTATCATCGCTTCTCTTGTCAACGTGTTTTTGCGTTCAAGCGGACTTGACTGGCTTATTTCGATTATCGCCGTCGTCGTGTTCACCGGCCTTACCGCGTACGACACGCAAAAACTGATGACGATTTCCGTGTATTCCGACGGAAGCGACAGTTTCAAAAAAGTAGCCGTTATCGGCGCCTTGCAGCTCTATCTCGATTTTATCAACATCTTTTTGTCCCTGCTCCGCCTCTTCGGCAAACGCCGCTGA
- a CDS encoding DUF4340 domain-containing protein gives MKTRKIILLSAIGVLAAVYALQLIYQGKNKVRDDVLKRKADTIQVAYKNGTGYTLRKDADTWRLDGGGEADSYAAGRISDAVQTVKILGKVSAGTDAQRFGLDDQTALTVSASENGSVIRTIRIGKAAGTAMQTYILLDDSQEVLLASGDLNGIFGKTEEELAAKKAEPNESGENSVTR, from the coding sequence ATGAAAACACGTAAAATAATTTTGCTGTCGGCGATCGGCGTTTTGGCCGCGGTATACGCGCTGCAGCTTATCTATCAGGGTAAAAATAAGGTCCGCGACGATGTGTTAAAGCGTAAAGCCGACACAATACAGGTTGCTTATAAAAACGGTACGGGGTATACTTTGCGTAAAGACGCGGACACATGGCGTTTGGACGGCGGCGGCGAAGCCGATTCTTATGCCGCAGGCCGCATAAGCGACGCCGTGCAGACGGTAAAGATTTTGGGAAAAGTTTCCGCCGGAACCGACGCGCAGCGCTTCGGTCTCGACGATCAAACGGCGCTGACCGTAAGCGCGTCCGAAAACGGTTCCGTCATACGGACAATCCGCATCGGAAAGGCTGCCGGCACGGCCATGCAAACCTATATTTTGCTGGACGATTCCCAAGAAGTGCTGCTTGCTTCCGGGGATTTGAACGGCATATTCGGCAAAACCGAAGAAGAGTTGGCTGCAAAGAAAGCGGAGCCGAATGAATCGGGCGAAAATAGTGTAACGCGATAA
- a CDS encoding GldG family protein, which translates to MKAFIQWLKGKQSDFLLFIIALVLLNLVSARSFFRLDFTSPKSYSLSQASRQLVRTLEQPLSVKVFFSSNLPSPYNSTAQYIRDLLSEYAGAANKNFSWESFNMDDPENQAMARDYRLNQVQIQEVKDNEVGFKNVWMGIALTYADRIETLDGITSSDGLEYKLTMKMAHMINAVSALAGLKGKAELTLYLSSELADFNIQGFSSIEDSVGAAFKAVNEKNMNRMEYRTVHPAKDEVEKIGTQYGLPLLRWTNNKDGSTGSALIGLVLSYGDSFRIIPLEMQSLFGTYIIGGLDDLEQNLSDNLSSLVSRSETIGYTAGHGELSLQDSQSGAANFASSASDMYVFKEIRTAEEAIPSNISTLIINGPTERFTDEELYKIDQFVMKGGRLAVFIDPYKEEQNEMAMYYGMPPSYVKNETGLEKLLNAYGIETAEGYVMDTQCYTSNQAGSGKVNFYYAPLIHQSGLAKKQPITANLSYVLFLQSGALSFTDGVQNDKEIDAKVLAKTSAKSWIQTDISVLSPSYIFPPAQDKMSEHNLAVLAEGSFRSAFDSSVSGGSHAEQANRNGTLSADAYIAKSVQKTRIFAAGTSKITSGALIIDTAGSQPVAMFVRNAIDYLTGNEDLCFMRTKGLSLSVLNNATASSAAFAKIVNQYVLPLLVVAAGFTGRLLRNRRRRKIKERYEASAKDETK; encoded by the coding sequence ATGAAAGCGTTTATACAATGGCTTAAAGGAAAGCAAAGCGATTTTTTGCTGTTTATTATTGCGTTGGTATTGCTGAATTTGGTGAGCGCGCGCTCTTTTTTCCGTTTGGATTTTACGTCGCCCAAATCGTATTCGCTGTCGCAGGCAAGCAGGCAGCTGGTGCGTACGCTTGAGCAGCCGCTTTCGGTAAAGGTCTTTTTTTCGTCGAACCTTCCTTCCCCGTACAACAGTACGGCGCAGTACATACGCGATTTATTGAGCGAATATGCGGGCGCTGCAAACAAAAACTTTTCGTGGGAAAGCTTCAATATGGACGATCCGGAAAATCAAGCTATGGCGCGCGACTACCGGCTCAATCAAGTTCAAATTCAGGAAGTAAAAGACAATGAAGTCGGTTTTAAAAACGTATGGATGGGTATTGCGTTGACCTACGCCGACCGCATAGAAACCCTGGACGGCATAACCTCTTCGGACGGGCTGGAATACAAGCTTACGATGAAGATGGCGCACATGATAAACGCGGTGAGCGCCCTTGCCGGTCTTAAAGGCAAGGCCGAATTGACGCTGTACTTGAGTTCCGAATTGGCCGATTTTAACATTCAGGGTTTTTCGTCGATTGAAGATTCGGTCGGCGCGGCTTTTAAAGCGGTCAACGAAAAGAACATGAACCGCATGGAATATCGCACGGTGCATCCCGCTAAAGACGAAGTTGAAAAAATCGGTACGCAGTACGGCTTGCCGCTTTTGCGTTGGACAAACAATAAAGACGGTTCGACCGGCAGCGCGCTTATCGGCCTTGTGCTTAGCTACGGCGATTCGTTCCGCATTATTCCCTTGGAAATGCAGTCGCTGTTCGGAACCTATATTATCGGCGGCTTGGATGACTTGGAGCAAAACCTTTCGGACAATTTAAGTTCCCTCGTTTCGCGCTCCGAAACAATCGGCTATACGGCGGGACACGGCGAACTGAGCTTGCAGGATTCGCAATCGGGAGCCGCAAATTTCGCTTCAAGCGCTTCGGATATGTACGTGTTTAAAGAGATCCGTACCGCCGAAGAAGCGATTCCTTCGAACATATCTACGCTGATTATAAACGGCCCGACGGAACGCTTTACCGACGAAGAACTGTATAAAATCGATCAGTTCGTTATGAAAGGCGGACGGCTTGCCGTTTTTATCGATCCGTACAAAGAAGAGCAAAACGAAATGGCGATGTATTACGGTATGCCGCCTTCTTACGTTAAAAACGAAACGGGTTTGGAAAAGCTTTTAAACGCCTACGGAATCGAAACGGCCGAAGGCTACGTTATGGATACCCAATGCTATACGTCGAATCAAGCCGGAAGCGGAAAGGTGAACTTTTATTACGCGCCGCTTATACATCAAAGCGGGTTGGCAAAAAAACAGCCGATAACCGCCAATCTTTCGTACGTATTGTTTTTGCAAAGCGGCGCCCTTTCGTTTACGGACGGCGTTCAAAACGATAAAGAAATCGACGCGAAAGTGCTTGCAAAAACGAGCGCAAAAAGCTGGATACAAACCGACATAAGCGTATTGTCGCCTTCGTATATTTTTCCGCCCGCTCAGGATAAGATGAGCGAACACAATCTTGCCGTTTTGGCCGAAGGTTCGTTCCGAAGCGCATTCGATTCTTCCGTTTCGGGCGGTTCACATGCGGAACAGGCGAACCGGAACGGGACTTTGAGCGCCGATGCGTACATTGCAAAGAGCGTGCAAAAAACGCGCATCTTTGCCGCCGGAACGTCCAAAATAACGAGCGGCGCTTTGATAATCGATACGGCCGGTTCTCAGCCCGTGGCTATGTTCGTCCGCAATGCGATCGACTATTTGACGGGCAACGAAGATTTGTGTTTTATGAGGACGAAGGGGCTTTCGCTCAGCGTGCTGAACAATGCGACCGCGTCTTCGGCGGCTTTTGCAAAAATCGTAAATCAGTATGTACTGCCGCTTTTGGTCGTTGCGGCAGGCTTTACAGGCCGGCTGCTCAGAAACCGCCGACGGCGAAAGATAAAAGAACGCTATGAGGCAAGCGCAAAGGATGAAACAAAATGA
- a CDS encoding ABC transporter permease subunit, with amino-acid sequence MNTKAVIVKRELGAYFTGAVGYIVIGLFLLISGFLFFNVFFLENRAELRRFFSTLPVLFAFFIPAVTMRLFAEERKSGSLETLMTLPVSSVDVVMGKFWASLAFTSVMIAPTLVYALTASLFGSLDAAPVVCGYLGAVFLAAAFCSVGLFASASTKNQIVAFFIGWALCILLALIDQFLLFLPARLANFLGYLSAGSHFTSVSRGIVDSRDLVYFVSLTAVFLTLTVKTIDSRRAA; translated from the coding sequence ATGAATACGAAAGCGGTTATTGTAAAACGCGAACTGGGCGCCTATTTTACCGGAGCCGTCGGTTATATCGTTATCGGCCTGTTTTTGCTGATTTCGGGCTTTTTGTTTTTTAACGTATTCTTTTTGGAAAACCGCGCCGAACTGCGCCGTTTTTTTTCGACGCTGCCCGTTTTGTTCGCCTTTTTTATTCCGGCGGTAACGATGCGTCTTTTCGCTGAAGAGCGTAAAAGCGGCAGTTTGGAAACGCTCATGACGCTTCCCGTTTCTTCCGTCGATGTCGTTATGGGAAAGTTTTGGGCATCGCTCGCTTTTACCTCCGTTATGATTGCACCGACGCTCGTCTATGCGCTTACGGCTTCTCTTTTCGGTTCGCTTGACGCGGCCCCTGTCGTTTGCGGTTATCTGGGCGCCGTTTTTTTGGCGGCCGCCTTTTGTTCCGTCGGACTTTTCGCTTCGGCGTCGACCAAAAATCAAATAGTCGCCTTTTTTATCGGTTGGGCGCTGTGCATACTGCTTGCGTTAATCGATCAATTTTTGCTTTTTTTGCCGGCACGTCTTGCAAACTTTTTGGGCTATCTGTCGGCGGGAAGCCACTTTACGTCCGTGTCGCGCGGCATTGTCGACAGCCGCGACCTCGTTTATTTTGTGTCGCTGACGGCCGTCTTTTTAACGCTGACCGTTAAAACAATCGATTCCCGGAGGGCCGCATAA
- a CDS encoding ATP-binding cassette domain-containing protein, protein MIELAHVSRSFGSFKAVDDIGFSIRTGEIVGLLGPNGAGKTTTMRMITGFLDADAGTVAIDGRDIRTDEIGAKRKIGYMPESAPLYEDMIVEDYLNYIAAMQNVPAKERVPFLCEACGLSEVMHKNIGELSRGFRQRVGLAHALMNDPEILILDEPTSGLDPNQIGEVRRLIKELGKTRTVIISTHILGEVEMLCDRVIIISHGKIVADSPTTELRSRYTAGADICVVVGGASQKALVGALEKLPGAEKVSAFDVPYADMGFSSGASVCGARLSVKSGEELRPAVANLAAEKGWQLYELSLERNSLEDVFRTLTTGGEA, encoded by the coding sequence ATGATTGAACTGGCGCATGTATCCCGTTCATTCGGTTCTTTTAAAGCGGTAGACGACATCGGCTTTTCAATCCGTACCGGTGAAATCGTCGGGCTTTTGGGGCCGAACGGTGCGGGAAAAACGACTACGATGCGTATGATTACCGGCTTTCTCGATGCCGACGCGGGAACCGTTGCGATCGACGGGCGCGATATCCGCACGGACGAAATCGGCGCAAAGCGGAAAATCGGCTATATGCCCGAATCCGCACCGCTTTACGAGGATATGATTGTCGAAGATTATTTGAATTACATCGCGGCGATGCAAAACGTTCCGGCAAAGGAACGGGTGCCGTTTTTGTGTGAAGCATGCGGACTTTCCGAAGTAATGCATAAAAACATCGGTGAGCTTTCGCGCGGTTTCCGCCAAAGGGTAGGCTTGGCGCATGCGCTTATGAACGATCCTGAAATACTGATTCTCGACGAACCGACAAGCGGTTTGGACCCGAACCAAATCGGAGAAGTGCGCCGCCTCATAAAAGAATTGGGAAAAACGAGAACCGTCATTATTTCAACCCATATTTTAGGCGAAGTTGAAATGCTGTGCGACCGCGTGATTATTATTTCGCACGGCAAAATCGTTGCCGACAGTCCCACAACGGAGCTGCGCAGCCGCTATACGGCAGGCGCGGACATTTGCGTTGTCGTCGGCGGCGCATCGCAAAAGGCTTTGGTGGGCGCGCTTGAAAAACTGCCCGGCGCCGAAAAAGTTTCCGCCTTCGACGTACCCTATGCGGATATGGGATTTTCGAGCGGCGCTTCCGTGTGCGGTGCGCGCCTTTCGGTTAAAAGCGGCGAAGAACTTCGCCCCGCCGTTGCGAACTTGGCGGCCGAAAAGGGCTGGCAGCTGTACGAGCTTTCGCTGGAGCGCAACAGCCTTGAGGACGTATTCCGCACATTGACTACAGGAGGCGAAGCATGA